The genomic segment GTGGGGATTTCGACGTGCGGCGGGATCCAGCCGCTAGCAAGGTCAGTGGCCAGGACAGTGTTGCCGTCCTCGCGGTCACCGATGGCCCAGCGCAGCTTGGGTTCCTGGCGGGCGACGGCGTCCAGGAGTCTGCTCAAACGCTGTTGAGCTTGGGTCTGGGCGGCGCTGGCGCCGGCCAAGGCGCCGGTTGTGGTTGCGGCGACGGCATTTTCGGTGAGACCGGCGGGCGCCGGGGCGGCGGTTCCGGCGGCGGTCGGTGCTTGGCGGACGACCGCGGGTTGATTGAGTTGGGTGCCCGCGGACGGGTGGACGGGGGCCGAGCCCGGGGCTGCGGCGGTCGGCATGGCTGGGGGACTTGCAGGTGCGGTGGCCGCGGGGGGCCTCAGGTCTGCGCCGTAGGCGGGCAACGGGCCTTGGGGAGCGGCGGGGGCGGCCGTCGACGGCATGACGGGTGCTTGCGCGGCGGGGGCCGCAACGTAGGCCTGGGTGGTGTCTGGTGGTGGGGCTGCTGGCGCCTGGGGTGCATCGTAAGTCGGTGCAGCATGGGCGGTTTCGAAGAGCGGCGCTCCTGCGGTCGGCGCGGTGGGCGCCATCGGCGGTGCTGCCATGCTCTCGGGATGCATCGGCGTCTGCGGCTGCATCGCGTGGGATGCGGTGTTGGACAACGCTTCAGTGCCAGCCGACACCGGGTTGCCAGCCTGGGCGCCGTTGTTGAAGTTTTGGGCGAAGCCTTCGGGGGAGAGGGCGTTTGTGGGAGCGGAGGTGGAGGAGAGGGAAGGGGCCGAGGGCGAAGCGAGCTTCGGCGGGGTCGCGGCCCCTGCGGCGGGCATCTGTGTGCCCATGGCGGGAATTGTCGTGGAGGGCATTTGCCCTGTTGCGGTGGGAAAATTTCCGTCCGCCGTCCCTAGGGTCTCGTTCTGGGTGAAGAGGTTCGGTGTGCCGTTTCCCGCAGATGCGTGACCACCTGCCAACTGTGGCGCGTGCGCATCCTCAGAACCCCTGAAAAGGGCTCCCTGACTATTGGACGGACTTGGTGAGGTCGACGTGCCTGCAAGCGGCGGATTCTGCGCGCTCTCGTTTTTGGAGAACAAGTCGGCACTCGAATTTTTCGACGACAGCATCGAATTAACTTGATCGCGAACCCGTTCCTCGGGGGGTGAGCCGAACGCCCTATCAAGATCGACCCCATTGGACTTGGCGAACGCGCGAGACGACATGTCGGTATTAGAGCTGCCTAAAGCTTGTTGAATTGCGCTGTAGACGTTCTCGCAATGCGCGGCCGCTTTCACATTTGCCTCCGCCTGCGCTTTCAAGACGGCGGCAGTAATCTCGACGGTTTTCACTGCTGCAGGTTTCCTCGAAGATTGAATGGCTTCGATCTCCGCTTTCCCCCGGTCCGCAATCTCAGACAGCTCCGCACGGAGGGCTGACACAGATTGCGCTGCAGAAGAGTAGGCCGCTTTCTTGGTAAGATTGCGGCTTGCCAAATCACGGGACTGTTCCTCGCCTACTTGAAATGCGGCCCGCGCATCGTCAGCGGTTACGCCTTCCTGAGATCCCAGAGCTCCGTTTCGGACGCTGGCCAGCATGCCGGAGTAGGTCTCGAAAGCTGCCGCGATCTCGCCTCTGTTGGTCGCTGCGGCGTCCAGCGTCGTTTCGGCTGATGAGTTCGGCCATTGGTGCCCTACGAGCAAGTAGTGCCAGCCGTCGGATGAGGAGCTTGTCATCCACACGCCTCAGTGATCGCCTTAGTGAACGTGTCGGCTTTCTCGTAGTCGGTGTCGAGTTGCGTCCGTGACGCGTCGCCGATCTGGTCGAGCGCGATGGTCTGATACGTGATGGCAAGATCGCGAATGGGCTTAGCAACATTGTCCGGCGCCGCCGGCTGACCTTGCAATTGAACAATCAGGAAATCCCCAGCCGCATACGTTGCAAGCCGACCATTTACGGCGAGTATTGCGGCTTGGGTGGGGTCATCGCCAGATTTGCCGGCATTGGTGATCAACGTCGAGTGCGCTTTATTAAACGCGTCGCACACAGCCTTCTTCGCGTCAGCCACTTCCTGATCGCTATACGTCTTCGCCG from the Mycolicibacterium crocinum genome contains:
- a CDS encoding DUF5631 domain-containing protein, producing the protein MGTQMPAAGAATPPKLASPSAPSLSSTSAPTNALSPEGFAQNFNNGAQAGNPVSAGTEALSNTASHAMQPQTPMHPESMAAPPMAPTAPTAGAPLFETAHAAPTYDAPQAPAAPPPDTTQAYVAAPAAQAPVMPSTAAPAAPQGPLPAYGADLRPPAATAPASPPAMPTAAAPGSAPVHPSAGTQLNQPAVVRQAPTAAGTAAPAPAGLTENAVAATTTGALAGASAAQTQAQQRLSRLLDAVARQEPKLRWAIGDREDGNTVLATDLASGWIPPHVEIPTGIKLLKPRSRNRTLDALLGETTLTAAYAPGQYLPPAEDAQPTPMSIRARDTDDVEDLGCELSQATKWRDGLPRLAHTLAKAASTGTGYLDSEVELLREHLATVEGKVLGDYPDHVDTANVGNWQLLATIDALIKGEKTAANYHFAWFQALNLAMKGEVHR